CCAGCGCTTTGGCGTTTATGGGAACATATAACCAAATGCCTCGGCTTAACATAAAAGCGCGCACCGGAAAAATTGAAAAGAAATCATTTGTTAATGTTTTCCTTGATTTTTTCAAATCGTTCAAGATAAAAAACTTTAGGGCTTTGGTTGTGGGATATTCTATATCGTTAATGAGCGCGGCGTTTTTGACATCTATAGGACTTCACTTTTTCCAGTACACTTTTGGTTTGGACTTTTTTGAAACCGCTATTATGTTAGGCGCGCTCTTTTTAATGACAATACTTTCCCAGCCTTTTTGGATGATTATATCCCGCAAAATTGAAAAAAAAGGCGCGCTTATTTTAGGAATATCAATCGGGCTTGTGGGCGTTCTTTATGAAAGTTTTATATTTGTTTCTTATTACTATTTTTATACTATAGGCGCAAGCAGTTTATTAGGTTATTTGATTGTAGGAATGCTTATAACAGGTTTTGGCGTAGGCGCTATATTTTCAATGCCAAACTCAATGATGGGGGATCTTATCGCGGTAGAGCAATATCGCACGGGCATTAACAAGACGGGAACTTATAATTCTTTTATGACATTCGCATACAAGCTCTCCCAAAGTTTTTCGGCGTTTTTGGCGGGCATTATGCTTGACATTATAGGCTTTGACGCAAGCAAGCAAATGAGCCAAACTGTATTCGCGTCTTTGGGCTGGTTGGTATTGGGCGGCGTTTTTTTGGTGCTTTGCATAAGCATTGTGTTTTTTGTCCAATATGGGATTACCAAGAAGGATGTCAAAGAAATTACTATCAAACTTTCTGAAGATTGATAATATAAAAAAGCAACCTCAAAAGAGGTTGCTTTTTTTAAAAGAATCCCGCTTATGCCGTCTGACGCTAATCTTTTACCCGCATTAAGCAGGTGGGTGAATTGACGCCGTTTTTGTCTTCCCCTGCTGTCTGATTTTTCAACCAGTGAAATTTCTGAGGCCTGACAGCAATCGGCAGTACACATTCTCCCTTTTTTATTCTGTGGGAAAAATTATGCGTCATAACAAACACAGCAGGAGTTAATATAATTTATGTCTTTGGTAATTGTATTATACTATAACGAATATTATTTAATCAAGAGCTAAACCGCTATTAACATAATCTTACAGCTAATTTTCTTTTTGGCGTTTTCTTTTCATTTTTATAATTATGATAACGAGTAAGATATTGACATAGATTTTCAGTATGATAAAATCAAAATAAACAAATAAAAAGGAAAAACATTATATATGCGACAAAACAACGGATCAAACTACTTTGCTAGACACCTAAACCGCTCGGTTTATAATATAGCGTTAATAGCTGTTTTTGGCGCTTTGATATTTGTTTTTACCGCTTTTGTCGCGTTTCCCGTTGGTATGGGATATGTCAATCTAGGGGATATTTTTATTTTTACAGCTTGTATGTTTTTAGGTTATTTCGCGCTCATACCCGCGGCGGTCGGCAGCGCTTTAGCTGATATTTTTTTGGGATATACTTTTTACGCGCCCGCCACCTTAATCATAAAAGGGTTAATGGCGGTTATTTTTTTACTTATAAAAGGCAAAAACCAATCCAACATCCGTATTTTAATAGGAATGATAACTGGCTCGGTTTTTATGCAAATAGGCTATACTGCCTATGAAGTGATATTGGCTGTTTTGGGAAATCCCCACGCAAGCGCGATCTCGGCAATTTTGGCGCCTCTTTTGATTTTGTCCAATTTTTCCCAAACATTATTTGGAGTCGCGGGCGGGTGGGTATTAATAAAGGTTGCGCAAAAGCTTAATTTATTTGACCGTATGAAAATAATAGCGTCAATAGAAAAGGAGAAACATGAATGAAACTGTATATTTTGGGATGTATGGGTCCTTATCCCGAAAAAGATTTGGCGTTAAGCGGATATTTAGTTCAGTCCCAAAACGCAAAAGTCTTGATTGATTGCGGCAGCGGAGTTTTGGCACAGTTGCAAAAATATACCCAAATAAAAACGCTTGACGCGCTTATCTTAACGCATTTGCATTTTGACCATATCTCCGATGTTTTTGTCTTAAAATATTATTGCATGGCGCATAATTTTAAGCTAGATGTTTATATGCCTCAAGAAGATAGTATGGAATATCGTTTGATATCTTCAGAGCCTGAATTTAATATTATTCATATTGAAGACGGCAAAAACATCAAGATTAAAGATATGGATATTAATTTTGTTGAGATGGTGCATCTCAAAAAGAATTTAGGCGTTAAAATATCGGACGGGCAGGCAACTTTGGCTTACACGGGTGACACGGTGCTTAATCCTAATCTAGATATTTTAACTGAGGGCGCCGATGTTGTGTTAATGGATTGCGCGTATCCGAGCGAATTCCATTTGCCGGAAATTCCGCACATGTCTTTGTATCAGGGCGCGAAATACGCTCAAGACAAACCTTTTAAGCTTCTTGTTACGCATGTAAAACCCGAAACCGATATTCAACAGGAATTGGACTGGCTAGGGCTAAA
The sequence above is a segment of the Clostridiales bacterium genome. Coding sequences within it:
- a CDS encoding MFS transporter gives rise to the protein MIFLKTKIAQKPMMSTVSKIMFGIGSLGFCMVAQTATSLLMFFGTVAHLMPGTLMGIAMLIGTIWDGGSDPIFGALSDRAKSKIFGRRHGFMFFGMFGVALVNIMLWSLPLTFPIWLKFIWFVVFILLFQTFNTIFQTPYQALGVELASSYDDRSSLEVYKTIFFLIGMIIPTVLLAVIFKDKTNVEQYQTMAYIGSCIMLISSALAFMGTYNQMPRLNIKARTGKIEKKSFVNVFLDFFKSFKIKNFRALVVGYSISLMSAAFLTSIGLHFFQYTFGLDFFETAIMLGALFLMTILSQPFWMIISRKIEKKGALILGISIGLVGVLYESFIFVSYYYFYTIGASSLLGYLIVGMLITGFGVGAIFSMPNSMMGDLIAVEQYRTGINKTGTYNSFMTFAYKLSQSFSAFLAGIMLDIIGFDASKQMSQTVFASLGWLVLGGVFLVLCISIVFFVQYGITKKDVKEITIKLSED
- a CDS encoding ECF transporter S component: MRQNNGSNYFARHLNRSVYNIALIAVFGALIFVFTAFVAFPVGMGYVNLGDIFIFTACMFLGYFALIPAAVGSALADIFLGYTFYAPATLIIKGLMAVIFLLIKGKNQSNIRILIGMITGSVFMQIGYTAYEVILAVLGNPHASAISAILAPLLILSNFSQTLFGVAGGWVLIKVAQKLNLFDRMKIIASIEKEKHE
- a CDS encoding MBL fold metallo-hydrolase, with product MKLYILGCMGPYPEKDLALSGYLVQSQNAKVLIDCGSGVLAQLQKYTQIKTLDALILTHLHFDHISDVFVLKYYCMAHNFKLDVYMPQEDSMEYRLISSEPEFNIIHIEDGKNIKIKDMDINFVEMVHLKKNLGVKISDGQATLAYTGDTVLNPNLDILTEGADVVLMDCAYPSEFHLPEIPHMSLYQGAKYAQDKPFKLLVTHVKPETDIQQELDWLGLNRVYQGDVYEIIRGGYKLKDR